The genomic segment TCAAGGCGGTCCCGGGCACCGCATCGGCCTACGCCGAGCGCGGCATCGGCGGCTATTATCTCGAGATCGTCCCGGATCGCGAGGCGCTCGCCCGCTACGGCATCCTGATCCAGGACGTTCAGGACACCATCGCGGCCGCGCTCGGCGGTCAGACCGTCACGACGACGGTGGAAGGGCGGCAGCGCTTCACGGTAAACATGCGCTATCCGCGCGACCTGCGCGACAATCCCAAGGCGATCGCCAGCGATATCCTGGTGCCGATGCCCGCAGGCGGCGCGGTGCCGCTCGGCGAGGTCGCGAAGGTCGAGCCGGCGCGGGGCCCGACCTCGATCCGGACCGAGAACGGCCAGCTCGCGACCTACGTCTATGTCGACATCCGCGATCGCGACATCGGCAGCTACGTCGCCGATGCGCAACGCGCCGTGACTGACAGCATCCAGTTCCCGCCCGGATATTACGTGGTCTGGAGCGGCCAGTACGAATATCTGCAGCGCGCCGCGGCGCGCCTGAAGATCGTGGTGCCGGTGACGCTGACGATCATCTTCCTGCTGCTGTACCTGAATTTCAGGGCCATGACCGAAACCCTCATCGTCATGCTGTCGCTGCCCTTCGCGCTGGTCGGCGGCATCTGGATGATGTGGTGGCTCGGCTTCAATTTGTCGGTCGCCGTCGCCGTCGGCTTCATCGCGCTCGCCGGCGTCGCCGCCGAGACCGGCGTCGTGATGCTGATCTACCTCGAGCATGCCCTGGCCGAGATGAAGGCGACGTGCCGCGCCGAGGGCAGGGGCTTCACCCGGCAGGATGTCCACGAGGCCATCATGGTGGGCGCGGTCGAGCGCGTGCGTCCCAAGATGATGACGGTCGTCGCCATCATGGCGGGCCTGCTGCCGATCATGTGGAGCACCGGAACCGGGTCGGAGATCATGCAGCGGATCGCGGTGCCGATGATTGGCGGCATGATATCGTCGACGCTGCTGACGCTGATCGTGATCCCCGCGATCTTCGGATTGGTGAAGGGCGTCCGCTTGCCGCCCAAGCGCGAGGACAAGGCGCCATCGACCGAGACGCCAAAGCCGATCGGCGCCAGATTGCGCGTCGTGGAGCCGGCCGGATGACGCGAGCCATGATGCACGATCAAATGTTGGAGCGCCGGAGCGACAGAAGAGGAAGCCGAAGATGAAGCCGAAGATGAAGCAACGTGCATATTTGATGACCCGCCGGTCGCTTGTCGGGCTGATGGCCGCGGCCGCTCTTGCAAGGCCCGCCGCGGCGGCGCCCGACGCAGCCACACTCACGGTGCACCGTGATCCGAGCTGCGGCTGCTGCGCCGGCTGGGTGCAGCATCTGCGGGATGCAGGATTTACCGTCGAGGTGGAGGAGACCCCCGACCTCGACCCGATCCGGGCGCGTCTCGGCATCCCTTCGAACCTGGTCGCCTGTCATACGGCAGAGGTCGCCGGTTATGTCGTCGAGGGGCACGTGCCGGCTGCGGCCGTGCGGCGCCTTCTCTCCGAGCGTCCCAACGCGAAGGGACTCGCCGTGCCGGGCATGCCGGTCGGATCGCCCGGGATGGAAGGCGGCACGCCGCAGCGTTACGAGGTCGTGCTGTTCGGTGCCGATGGCCAAAAGCCGTTCATGCGCTTCATCGGCGCGCAGGCGATTGATTGACCAAGGCGCGCTACCATACCGGCATGATGCACCGGGCTGTG from the Bradyrhizobium sp. WBAH42 genome contains:
- a CDS encoding DUF411 domain-containing protein; translation: MKQRAYLMTRRSLVGLMAAAALARPAAAAPDAATLTVHRDPSCGCCAGWVQHLRDAGFTVEVEETPDLDPIRARLGIPSNLVACHTAEVAGYVVEGHVPAAAVRRLLSERPNAKGLAVPGMPVGSPGMEGGTPQRYEVVLFGADGQKPFMRFIGAQAID